In the Flavobacterium pallidum genome, one interval contains:
- a CDS encoding MBL fold metallo-hydrolase: MKIEQIYTGCIAQAAYYLESNGEAAIFDPLREVQPYIDKAKKDEAQIKYIFETHFHADFVSGHLDLARKTNAQIVYGPTASPKFDAIIASDNQEFKIGNCTVKTIHTPGHTLESTCYLLIDENDIPQGIITGDTLFIGDVGRPDLAQEMASDLTQEKLASELFDSLRNKIMVLPDELTVYPSHGAGSACGKNMSKETTDSLGNQKKTNYALRADMTREEFITELLDGLGLPPAYFPQNVAMNIEGYESLDNIIGKSLKKLDPQAFKSIAGETDAIVLDVRNENDFVKSHIPGSVFIGIDGNFAPWVGALVMNVNQPLLIVTPEGREQETITRLSRVGFDHVLGYLEGGIEAWASAGFETDSMESISPEEFAGRFAAENTIVDARKPGEYSAEHIPGALNIALDSVNNEINNIPKEAFYLHCAGGYRSVIMGSILKSRGIHNFINVEKGISGIRKTDIRLSNFVCPSETKQ, translated from the coding sequence ATGAAAATCGAGCAAATTTACACCGGCTGCATTGCGCAGGCCGCCTATTATCTGGAAAGCAACGGAGAGGCTGCCATATTCGACCCGCTCCGGGAAGTGCAGCCATACATAGACAAAGCCAAAAAGGATGAAGCGCAGATCAAATACATTTTTGAGACGCATTTTCATGCCGATTTCGTTTCGGGACATCTGGACCTCGCCAGGAAAACGAATGCTCAAATCGTTTATGGCCCTACGGCATCCCCGAAATTTGATGCCATCATTGCCAGTGACAACCAGGAATTCAAAATAGGGAATTGCACTGTCAAAACGATCCATACGCCAGGACACACTCTGGAAAGCACCTGCTACCTCCTGATTGATGAAAATGATATCCCGCAAGGCATCATTACCGGCGATACCTTATTTATAGGTGATGTAGGGCGTCCGGACCTGGCACAGGAAATGGCTTCAGACCTGACGCAGGAAAAACTCGCATCTGAATTGTTTGATTCGCTTCGCAATAAAATCATGGTTTTGCCTGATGAACTGACGGTTTACCCTAGCCATGGCGCAGGAAGTGCCTGCGGAAAAAACATGAGCAAGGAGACCACCGATAGCCTGGGCAACCAGAAAAAAACCAATTATGCTTTGCGCGCCGATATGACCCGCGAGGAATTCATCACTGAATTATTGGACGGTTTAGGCCTTCCTCCTGCTTATTTCCCCCAGAACGTTGCGATGAATATTGAAGGTTATGAAAGCCTCGATAATATTATAGGTAAAAGCTTAAAAAAACTCGATCCGCAGGCTTTTAAATCGATCGCCGGAGAAACTGATGCCATTGTACTGGATGTGCGCAATGAGAATGACTTCGTAAAATCGCATATCCCGGGATCTGTATTTATAGGTATTGATGGGAATTTTGCGCCATGGGTGGGCGCTTTGGTAATGAATGTCAATCAGCCACTATTAATAGTAACGCCGGAAGGCCGCGAGCAGGAAACCATTACACGGCTATCGCGTGTCGGGTTCGACCATGTCCTGGGATACCTTGAAGGCGGGATTGAAGCCTGGGCTTCGGCAGGATTTGAAACCGATTCTATGGAATCCATCAGCCCTGAAGAATTTGCAGGTCGCTTTGCTGCAGAAAACACCATCGTTGATGCCAGGAAACCGGGTGAATACAGTGCCGAACATATTCCCGGCGCTTTGAACATCGCCCTGGATTCCGTAAATAATGAGATTAACAATATTCCAAAGGAGGCGTTTTACCTGCATTGCGCAGGTGGATACCGCTCGGTGATTATGGGATCGATATTGAAATCAAGGGGCATCCACAATTTCATCAATGTAGAGAAAGGCATCAGCGGGATCCGCAAAACCGATATCCGTTTGTCAAACTTCGTATGCCCTTCGGAAACAAAACAATAA
- a CDS encoding TlpA disulfide reductase family protein: MKKVLLILLASMAAVSCKKAGENEFIITADAKGVADGTEVFLVKQDSTGRIVNVDTAKVQGGKFEFEGKVTEPTQHYIKMQEKGKTEQQSKYANQGFTLILEQGDINVQVDKDTLQKSKVTGTLSNDSFAEYLELPVLKKVKAYEQANQKKYTAAMQKNDTATMGEIIRKYKPLSEAVKKESLKFIEKNPKSYYSLLFLSQNLREKDADLNKLQKDFDNLDPSLKKTYIGKKVKEMIPQIKQFQEANAKSGPAVGTAAPEFSAPTPDGKTLSLKQAMGKVTLVDFWASWCGPCRKESPNVVALYNEFHAKGLNIISVSLDQDAAKWKEAIAADKLAWAHVSNLKQWKEPIAMQYNVKSIPATFLLDSRGIIVAKDLQGEALKEKVASLLK; this comes from the coding sequence ATGAAAAAAGTCCTTTTGATATTACTTGCTTCGATGGCGGCAGTATCGTGTAAAAAAGCAGGTGAGAATGAATTCATAATTACAGCCGACGCTAAAGGTGTAGCGGACGGCACTGAAGTTTTCCTGGTAAAACAAGACTCTACCGGAAGGATTGTCAATGTGGATACCGCAAAAGTGCAGGGCGGTAAATTTGAATTTGAAGGCAAAGTGACAGAGCCGACACAGCATTACATCAAAATGCAGGAAAAAGGAAAAACAGAACAGCAAAGCAAATATGCCAATCAGGGCTTTACTTTAATCCTGGAACAAGGCGATATCAATGTTCAGGTTGACAAAGATACCTTACAGAAAAGTAAAGTTACGGGAACACTCAGCAATGACAGTTTTGCAGAGTACCTTGAATTGCCTGTATTGAAGAAAGTAAAAGCTTACGAACAGGCAAATCAGAAAAAATATACCGCAGCAATGCAGAAAAATGATACCGCCACTATGGGGGAAATCATCAGGAAATATAAGCCTTTGTCAGAGGCAGTGAAAAAAGAATCCCTGAAATTCATCGAAAAAAATCCAAAATCTTACTATTCCTTATTGTTCCTTAGCCAAAACTTAAGGGAAAAGGATGCTGACCTGAACAAACTACAAAAGGATTTTGACAATCTTGACCCTTCCCTGAAGAAGACCTATATCGGTAAAAAAGTGAAGGAAATGATTCCTCAGATCAAGCAATTCCAGGAAGCCAATGCAAAATCAGGCCCGGCTGTAGGGACTGCGGCGCCTGAATTCAGCGCACCAACCCCTGATGGCAAAACCCTTTCACTGAAACAGGCTATGGGAAAAGTGACCTTGGTTGATTTCTGGGCTTCATGGTGTGGACCATGCAGGAAAGAAAGCCCGAATGTAGTAGCGCTTTACAATGAATTTCATGCAAAAGGGCTTAATATCATCAGTGTATCACTGGACCAGGATGCCGCCAAATGGAAAGAAGCTATTGCTGCCGATAAACTGGCATGGGCACACGTTTCGAACCTAAAGCAATGGAAGGAACCTATTGCAATGCAGTATAATGTAAAAAGCATCCCCGCTACCTTCCTGTTGGATTCACGCGGGATAATCGTTGCTAAAGATTTGCAGGGTGAAGCCTTAAAGGAAAAAGTGGCATCACTTTTGAAATAA
- a CDS encoding TlpA disulfide reductase family protein: MKKVTFLVLMAIGLVSFTVLDADFTITGTAAGIENGKKIYLQKQDEKKAGSFINVDSAKVENGKFVFKGKTVEPSIHFLQVDKNEGKVVFILEGGKINFTIYKDSIGKSKIGGTRSNDDLQVFNAAAMKIQDKMMKYQEANNTKWAEANKAKDTLVMNKLMADVKVYQDQMVALSSEFPEKNPKSFLSVLFIDNMFNNPEVDIQKIRKAFDNLDPPLKNTKTGKLIQSKISNFKALAVGNEAPDFSGPGPEGQTVSLKKSLGKVTIIDFWASWCGPCRKENPNVVALYKDYHAKGLNIVSVSLDKDAVKWKEAIAKDGLDWIHLSNLQFWEEPIAVMYNIKSIPATYILDEKGMIIGKDLRGAELRAKIASVLDK, translated from the coding sequence ATGAAAAAAGTAACATTCCTTGTTTTAATGGCCATCGGACTGGTTTCATTTACGGTTCTTGATGCTGATTTTACGATTACGGGAACTGCTGCCGGAATCGAAAACGGCAAGAAAATATACCTGCAGAAACAGGATGAGAAAAAGGCCGGTAGCTTCATCAATGTGGACTCGGCTAAAGTGGAAAACGGAAAATTCGTTTTCAAAGGAAAGACCGTCGAGCCTTCCATCCATTTTTTACAGGTTGATAAGAACGAAGGAAAAGTAGTTTTCATCCTTGAAGGCGGAAAAATCAATTTTACGATATACAAGGACAGTATAGGCAAAAGTAAGATTGGCGGGACACGCAGCAATGATGACCTGCAGGTGTTCAATGCTGCTGCAATGAAAATCCAGGACAAAATGATGAAGTACCAGGAAGCCAATAATACCAAATGGGCTGAAGCCAATAAAGCCAAGGATACCCTGGTGATGAACAAACTGATGGCTGACGTAAAGGTATACCAGGACCAGATGGTGGCACTCTCTTCAGAATTTCCGGAGAAAAACCCGAAGTCTTTCCTATCGGTACTTTTCATAGACAACATGTTTAACAATCCTGAAGTGGATATCCAGAAAATCCGCAAAGCGTTCGACAACCTGGATCCCCCGTTGAAAAACACCAAAACAGGCAAACTTATACAATCGAAAATTTCCAACTTTAAAGCACTTGCTGTCGGCAATGAAGCGCCTGATTTTTCAGGACCAGGCCCGGAAGGGCAAACCGTTTCGCTGAAAAAATCATTGGGCAAAGTGACGATCATCGACTTCTGGGCTTCATGGTGCGGACCCTGCAGAAAGGAAAACCCGAATGTCGTGGCTTTATACAAGGATTACCATGCAAAAGGACTCAACATCGTCAGTGTGTCTCTGGATAAGGATGCTGTGAAATGGAAAGAAGCCATTGCAAAAGACGGGCTGGACTGGATACACCTTTCGAACCTGCAATTCTGGGAAGAACCCATTGCCGTGATGTACAACATCAAGAGCATTCCCGCTACCTACATATTGGATGAAAAGGGAATGATTATTGGTAAAGATTTGCGTGGAGCAGAATTAAGGGCGAAAATTGCTTCAGTTTTAGACAAATAA
- a CDS encoding S8 family peptidase, protein MKRIITFLFLALSFTAFSQQADYAPKQFIADIKLPAGKDAVTYFLTHAALSRLNDSLKLESVRVIGNKKTNSTLLLKFKDEINVLPAITAYSKTGLFEYVEPDFIGHGHGIKQTTPNDLYFSSRQWSHVNNGTFDLSAVADADIDTDMAWDITQGDPNLIVAVLDTGLRLTHPEFAGRIVDGWDFVNNDNNPTDDYGHGTNVTGIALATGNNAVGYAGVNWNSKIMSCKILDQNNIGYYSNWADAIYYAVDHGAKVINLSAGGDGSSTTLLNAANYAYNNNVSLVVSTGNQNGTIQYPAKYNSTIAVGATDSNDVRSNPFFWSATSGSNFGPEIDVVAPGNFIYGLDYASDTQYGYYWGGTSQAAPHVAGVISLMLSVNPDITVNEIRQILMQSSEDQVGDVLHDTPGWDEYYGHGRLNAYNALISPLLSGSEYIAESKNIQVYPNPVTSGSFEIGGFSPESHYDIRLLTLDGKTIKTVKCTGATKASIECTALSPGTYLAVVSNTARKHTFVKKVIRK, encoded by the coding sequence ATGAAACGCATTATTACTTTTTTATTCCTCGCTTTATCATTTACAGCTTTTTCGCAACAGGCAGATTATGCCCCGAAGCAGTTCATTGCCGACATAAAACTTCCTGCGGGAAAAGATGCGGTAACGTATTTCTTAACCCATGCTGCTTTGTCCAGGCTCAACGATTCATTGAAGCTCGAGTCGGTCCGGGTTATTGGCAATAAGAAAACAAACAGCACGCTATTGCTTAAGTTTAAAGACGAAATAAACGTACTGCCTGCAATTACTGCTTACAGCAAAACAGGGCTTTTCGAATATGTAGAACCTGATTTTATTGGCCACGGGCATGGAATCAAACAAACTACGCCCAATGACCTCTATTTTTCAAGCCGTCAATGGTCGCATGTGAACAATGGTACTTTTGACCTTTCAGCTGTAGCCGATGCTGATATTGATACTGACATGGCCTGGGACATCACACAAGGCGATCCCAACCTGATCGTGGCAGTCCTGGATACCGGCCTAAGGCTGACCCATCCGGAATTTGCCGGGCGGATTGTAGATGGATGGGATTTTGTAAATAATGATAATAATCCTACTGATGATTACGGGCATGGCACAAATGTAACCGGGATTGCATTGGCAACCGGCAATAATGCGGTCGGGTATGCAGGGGTCAACTGGAATTCGAAAATCATGAGTTGTAAGATACTTGACCAAAATAACATCGGCTATTACAGTAACTGGGCAGATGCGATTTACTATGCCGTAGACCATGGCGCTAAAGTTATCAACCTGTCCGCGGGAGGAGACGGCTCGTCAACAACCTTGCTTAATGCTGCCAACTATGCTTATAACAACAATGTCAGCCTTGTCGTATCAACGGGTAACCAAAATGGCACCATACAATATCCTGCAAAATACAACAGCACGATTGCGGTTGGGGCTACCGACTCGAACGATGTACGCAGCAACCCGTTTTTCTGGAGTGCCACCAGCGGCAGTAACTTCGGTCCTGAAATTGACGTGGTAGCTCCGGGAAATTTCATCTATGGTCTGGATTATGCCTCCGATACGCAATACGGATACTATTGGGGTGGTACATCCCAGGCGGCTCCGCATGTGGCCGGAGTAATATCGCTGATGCTTTCCGTCAATCCTGATATTACCGTGAATGAAATCCGGCAGATTTTAATGCAATCAAGTGAAGACCAGGTCGGGGATGTACTCCATGATACCCCCGGATGGGACGAATATTATGGCCACGGCCGATTGAATGCATACAACGCACTTATAAGTCCGCTCTTATCCGGTTCAGAATATATAGCTGAATCTAAAAACATACAGGTATACCCGAATCCAGTCACCTCAGGTAGTTTTGAAATCGGCGGGTTTTCTCCCGAATCGCATTATGATATCAGGCTGCTTACCCTGGATGGCAAAACAATAAAGACTGTAAAATGTACAGGCGCAACAAAAGCCTCAATCGAATGCACCGCTTTATCTCCGGGAACCTACCTTGCCGTTGTAAGCAATACGGCCCGCAAACATACATTCGTAAAAAAGGTAATCAGGAAATAA
- a CDS encoding ATP-dependent DNA helicase: MTAREFYSVLSRNFPFQPTFKQDIFFQQVSEFVTNRNPDEIFVLKGYAGTGKTTVISAIVNNLPEIGKKYVLLAPTGRAAKVIANYSRKQALTIHKKIYFPKKQAGGVSFTLQPNKHKNTIFIVDEASMISDSASDSKMYQNGSLLDDLISYIYSGSGCKMILLGDTAQLPPVNLEISPALDTDSLAANYYKEIFHIELDEVMRQEENSGILYNATVLRDMLQEDFFEDFHFSLDGFKDIVRLNNGDDIQDAIHSAYGNIGIEDTAFIVRSNKRANQYNQQIRTRILDKESDLSAGDLLMVVKNNYFWLKDTDAAGFIANGDIVEVLQIYGFKDLYGFKFAKVRIRMIDYPDQLPIDTVLLLDTIHSESPSLTYEESNRLYQEVMADYEDEKAQFRKLIKVKENEYFNALQVKFSYAITCHKSQGGQWSTVFIEQPYLPDGPNRDYVRWLYTAMTRAKDKLYLIGFKEEYFED; encoded by the coding sequence ATGACCGCACGCGAATTCTACTCCGTCCTTTCCCGAAATTTTCCGTTCCAGCCTACATTCAAGCAGGATATTTTCTTTCAGCAGGTATCAGAATTCGTGACCAATAGGAACCCTGACGAAATCTTTGTCCTCAAAGGCTACGCCGGTACCGGCAAAACCACTGTGATTTCCGCCATCGTAAACAACCTGCCCGAAATAGGGAAGAAGTATGTGCTGCTGGCACCCACCGGCCGCGCCGCAAAAGTCATCGCAAATTATTCGCGCAAGCAGGCTTTAACCATCCACAAAAAGATTTATTTCCCTAAGAAACAAGCCGGAGGTGTATCCTTTACGCTTCAGCCCAACAAACATAAGAATACCATTTTCATCGTCGATGAGGCTTCGATGATCTCTGATTCCGCTTCCGACAGCAAGATGTATCAGAACGGTTCGCTGCTCGATGACCTGATTTCATATATCTATTCCGGCAGCGGCTGCAAGATGATCTTATTGGGCGATACGGCGCAGTTGCCGCCCGTAAATCTCGAAATCTCACCGGCACTTGATACCGACAGCCTTGCGGCAAATTATTACAAGGAAATTTTCCATATCGAGCTTGATGAAGTCATGCGCCAGGAGGAAAATTCCGGAATACTTTACAACGCCACGGTATTGCGCGACATGCTGCAGGAAGATTTCTTTGAGGATTTCCATTTCAGCCTTGATGGTTTTAAAGACATTGTACGCCTTAATAATGGCGATGATATCCAGGATGCGATCCACTCCGCGTACGGCAATATCGGCATCGAGGACACCGCTTTTATAGTACGTTCAAATAAGCGCGCGAACCAATACAATCAGCAAATCCGCACCAGGATCCTGGATAAGGAAAGCGACCTCTCGGCAGGCGATTTGCTGATGGTCGTCAAGAACAATTATTTCTGGCTTAAGGACACTGATGCCGCAGGCTTCATTGCCAATGGAGATATTGTGGAAGTGTTGCAGATTTATGGCTTCAAGGACCTCTACGGCTTCAAATTCGCCAAAGTACGCATCCGTATGATTGATTATCCTGACCAGCTCCCGATTGATACTGTGCTACTGCTGGACACGATCCACAGTGAATCGCCATCGCTTACTTACGAAGAATCCAACCGCCTTTACCAGGAAGTGATGGCAGATTATGAAGATGAGAAGGCGCAGTTCCGCAAACTCATCAAAGTAAAGGAAAATGAATATTTCAATGCATTGCAGGTAAAATTCTCTTACGCCATCACCTGCCACAAATCACAGGGTGGGCAATGGAGTACCGTTTTTATCGAGCAGCCATACCTGCCCGACGGCCCGAACCGCGATTATGTCCGCTGGCTTTATACGGCGATGACAAGGGCAAAAGACAAGTTGTATTTGATTGGGTTTAAGGAAGAGTATTTTGAAGATTGA